In Variovorax sp. OAS795, a single window of DNA contains:
- a CDS encoding alkaline phosphatase D family protein, giving the protein MNDGDRLLSEGAEVLVREILAAPPDALHCEVLVIGSGYGGAVAAARLAGAQAADGATARVYLLERGSEYLPGEFPATFAELPGHVRFSMQDGRPARGNASGLFDLRLGGEVNALVGNGLGGGSLINAAVMERATADAFAAGAWPAGLDLAALAPGYVQAEAMLALEQIPESVSKLDSLMRAGERLPGASRGKAHVAIAFADGTRTPAQVAMHRCLRCGDCVSGCNHRAKKSLDTNYLALARAEGARLFTGGTAHRIAALPAGAGYAVEFFFTDRRKARTDNARPYVVRARQVVVAAGTLGSTELLLRSRDAGLPVSQALGQGFSANGDMIAVAAGQDAEALSCATEGEAPAQRGIGPTITGLLRTRAEKEGRPLVIEEFAIPAPLRRLLAEVVATTGALHALADTDLDLHAPDEARDPLALDDAMLRRTPVYGMMGDDGAAGRIELAGDGGREALLADARVRVAWHKAAALPVFAAQMRALHAVHDGEGGLGGRVLPSPLWNPLPPFRSLSGLLDAPGSVLTVHPLGGCRMADTPAQGVVDSWGRVFDGASASPSLLPGLAVLDGSIVPVSLGINPSLTIAALAERAVPMLAAQWGLALAAASQPPPSERPLRRDLSLPRAPAPTRISLRERMTGRVQIDGQAFALSAEVAFEPVDVPALRATPRALAQPLVRLRFGEGDGAPVAYCSGTASMLVREKSDSIERILRSHALARRKLLALAKVLIASRAPAATAVDGNDEGEDGVAFDGPVMADLLALCSHLGQARLIEYDWTVERVEHGAPLKVGDRLRLTKRIAFVEGGNPWRQLSEGELRQVDAQGTKPLGRMVLDPSYFVEQLQPLLRVEHQQDMPNQLGDLAELALWVLRMVLQIHLLSFVPPPDSPLHDWERLPGEVNGVQPEPVDIAAVAGTPGTPPRLLSRYRPPVRRAGTRPVMLIHGYGASGSTFAHRSIPGNLVHTLLEAGREVWLLDLRTSIGFACPPRAYWSFDEVAEADIPDALRTVQAAYPMPAGAAPVQVDVVAHCIGAAMFSAAVLRLPGLHASIGAVVLSQVGPLLRATAFNRFRGYVAGYLQQFIGVDEFDTRPALTPMKRLLVDGLLATFPYADDDGEAARLRSAPGFAAVRHRADAIFGQTMRLHNIGKDTLDALDSIYGFVKLRGLAQVGHYAREEVLTDAGGQAHAVGFEQLGERFGFPVFMLHGQRNAVFDWRGSYESFWLLKRVFGKDGGLSREPPALPDPSDPSRPSGGDLFLGEGTPHQLLVLGAYGHQDTLIGEKACTDVFPHIVRFLEVFDKKPGAGRPVPPDWLARLPWTGPWLGHASRSGGNAGRLHCRLALRAPPAHVSARAVVFVPAWRRAGRWCFDYPWMVGLATTRETLQQEALEIDLFDDRLAEYQGFAVLTVHDDLPVARGPVEVLGRRLAAGLFAAPQDEPIEPVRVEVMRTLDAATDAQRERAVVRLDPAWTGAVQLEGEPAQASLCFALASCQYVPGLVDRVPAQASYRRLAQRLELLAPPHRPQLLVLAGDQVYVDQTAGLFVPAGGDDVGQAYALTFRLEALRQVMASLPTYPLLDDHEVMDDWTPGPDPYATPGVRAALDGYFAQQHKLVHGAAAHRDQRPFDYRIAPAGFPFCMLDTRSMRQARTLRADAPAASAATPLAQAAIRAGAGMGDLAKWLVAAPAGLPKFIVSPVALFPMPRAAVFGDPSERLGLDDWSGYPASQRALLELLRDTSARHVVVLSGDRHMSSVSSLWLQSASGPVEVISVVSSGLYAPWPFVNARPDAFWLDGEVELGTVPGAFRATMATAAVGTGNGFAMLQVARGAGGHWRIGVTLDLDEGLTQCERDLDPAGGNGWTVEGPARFARA; this is encoded by the coding sequence ATGAACGACGGCGATCGCCTGCTCTCCGAAGGGGCCGAGGTGCTGGTGCGGGAGATCCTTGCGGCACCGCCCGATGCGCTGCACTGCGAGGTGCTGGTCATCGGCAGCGGCTACGGCGGCGCGGTGGCGGCCGCGCGGCTCGCGGGCGCGCAAGCCGCGGACGGCGCGACGGCCAGGGTCTACCTGCTGGAGCGCGGCAGCGAATACCTGCCGGGCGAATTTCCCGCCACCTTCGCGGAGCTGCCGGGCCATGTGCGCTTCAGCATGCAGGACGGCCGCCCCGCGCGCGGCAATGCTTCCGGGCTGTTCGACCTGCGCCTGGGCGGCGAGGTGAATGCGCTAGTGGGCAACGGGCTGGGCGGCGGCTCGCTCATCAACGCGGCGGTGATGGAGCGCGCCACGGCCGATGCCTTCGCGGCCGGCGCGTGGCCCGCGGGCCTGGACCTCGCGGCGCTGGCGCCGGGCTACGTCCAGGCCGAGGCCATGCTGGCGCTGGAGCAGATCCCCGAGAGCGTCTCCAAGCTCGATTCCCTGATGAGGGCCGGCGAGCGGCTGCCCGGCGCCTCGCGCGGCAAGGCCCATGTCGCGATCGCCTTCGCCGACGGCACGCGCACCCCGGCGCAGGTGGCGATGCACCGGTGCCTGCGCTGCGGCGATTGCGTGAGCGGCTGCAACCACCGCGCCAAGAAATCGCTGGACACCAACTACCTGGCGCTGGCCCGTGCAGAGGGTGCGCGGCTGTTCACCGGCGGCACCGCGCATCGCATCGCGGCCCTCCCGGCAGGCGCCGGCTATGCGGTCGAGTTCTTCTTCACCGACCGCCGCAAGGCACGCACCGACAACGCGAGGCCCTACGTGGTGCGCGCCCGGCAGGTCGTGGTGGCCGCCGGCACGCTCGGTTCCACCGAACTGCTGCTGCGCTCCAGGGATGCGGGACTGCCCGTCTCGCAGGCGCTCGGCCAGGGCTTTTCGGCCAACGGCGACATGATCGCGGTGGCGGCCGGGCAGGACGCCGAAGCGCTGTCCTGCGCAACCGAGGGCGAGGCGCCGGCGCAGCGCGGCATCGGGCCGACCATCACCGGGCTGCTGCGCACGCGCGCAGAAAAAGAAGGGCGCCCGCTGGTGATCGAGGAGTTCGCCATTCCCGCGCCGTTGCGCCGCCTGCTGGCCGAGGTGGTCGCCACCACCGGCGCGCTGCATGCGCTCGCGGACACGGACCTCGACCTGCATGCGCCCGACGAGGCGCGCGACCCGCTGGCCCTGGACGACGCGATGCTGCGCCGCACGCCGGTCTACGGAATGATGGGCGACGACGGCGCCGCCGGCCGCATCGAGCTGGCCGGCGATGGCGGCCGCGAGGCGCTGCTGGCCGATGCACGGGTGCGCGTCGCGTGGCACAAGGCTGCGGCCCTTCCGGTGTTCGCGGCCCAGATGCGTGCGTTGCATGCGGTGCACGACGGCGAAGGCGGCCTCGGCGGACGCGTGCTGCCCAGCCCGCTGTGGAATCCGCTGCCGCCTTTTCGCAGCCTCTCGGGCCTGCTGGATGCGCCGGGCTCGGTGCTTACGGTGCATCCGCTCGGCGGCTGCCGCATGGCCGACACCCCCGCGCAGGGCGTGGTCGACAGTTGGGGCCGCGTGTTCGACGGCGCGTCCGCTTCGCCGTCGCTGTTGCCGGGGCTCGCGGTGCTCGACGGTTCGATCGTGCCGGTCTCGCTCGGCATCAATCCCTCGCTCACCATCGCCGCGCTGGCCGAGCGCGCGGTGCCGATGCTGGCCGCGCAGTGGGGCCTGGCGCTGGCCGCAGCGTCGCAGCCGCCGCCGTCGGAACGGCCGCTGCGCCGCGACCTGAGCCTGCCTCGCGCGCCCGCGCCCACGCGAATCTCGCTGCGCGAGCGCATGACGGGCCGCGTGCAGATCGACGGCCAGGCCTTCGCGCTGAGCGCCGAGGTGGCGTTCGAGCCCGTCGACGTGCCGGCCCTGCGTGCCACGCCGCGCGCGCTGGCCCAGCCGCTGGTGCGCCTGCGCTTCGGCGAGGGCGACGGTGCGCCCGTCGCGTATTGCAGCGGCACCGCCTCGATGCTGGTGCGCGAGAAGAGCGACAGCATCGAGCGCATCCTGCGCAGCCATGCGCTGGCGCGAAGGAAGCTGCTGGCGCTCGCGAAGGTGTTGATCGCTTCACGCGCGCCCGCGGCGACCGCGGTCGACGGCAACGACGAAGGTGAGGACGGCGTGGCCTTCGACGGCCCGGTCATGGCCGACCTGCTGGCGCTGTGCTCGCACCTCGGCCAGGCGCGGCTGATCGAATACGACTGGACCGTGGAGCGCGTCGAGCACGGTGCGCCGCTGAAGGTGGGCGACCGGCTGCGGCTCACCAAGCGCATCGCCTTCGTCGAGGGCGGCAACCCGTGGCGCCAGCTCAGCGAGGGCGAGCTGCGCCAGGTCGACGCGCAAGGGACGAAGCCGCTCGGCCGGATGGTGCTGGACCCTTCGTATTTCGTGGAGCAGCTGCAGCCGCTCCTGCGCGTCGAGCACCAGCAGGACATGCCCAACCAGCTCGGCGACCTTGCGGAGCTCGCGCTCTGGGTGCTGCGCATGGTGCTGCAGATCCACCTGCTGAGCTTCGTGCCGCCGCCCGATTCGCCGCTGCACGACTGGGAGCGCCTGCCTGGCGAGGTGAATGGCGTGCAGCCGGAGCCGGTCGACATCGCAGCCGTGGCTGGCACGCCCGGCACGCCGCCGCGGCTGCTGTCGCGCTACCGCCCGCCGGTGCGCCGCGCGGGCACGCGGCCGGTGATGCTGATCCACGGCTACGGCGCGAGCGGTTCCACCTTCGCGCACAGGAGCATTCCCGGCAACCTGGTGCACACGCTGCTTGAGGCCGGGCGCGAGGTCTGGCTGCTCGACCTGCGCACCAGCATCGGCTTTGCATGCCCGCCGCGTGCCTACTGGTCGTTCGACGAAGTGGCCGAGGCCGACATTCCCGACGCCTTGCGCACCGTGCAGGCGGCGTATCCCATGCCGGCCGGTGCGGCACCGGTCCAGGTCGACGTGGTGGCGCATTGCATCGGCGCCGCCATGTTCAGTGCGGCGGTGCTGCGCCTGCCGGGCCTGCATGCGTCCATCGGCGCGGTGGTGCTGTCGCAGGTCGGGCCGCTGCTGCGCGCCACGGCCTTCAACCGGTTCCGCGGCTATGTGGCGGGCTACCTGCAGCAGTTCATCGGCGTGGACGAGTTCGACACGCGCCCCGCGCTCACGCCCATGAAGCGCCTGCTCGTCGACGGCCTGCTGGCGACCTTTCCCTATGCCGACGACGACGGCGAAGCCGCGCGCCTGCGCAGCGCGCCGGGCTTTGCAGCTGTGCGGCACCGGGCCGATGCGATCTTCGGCCAGACCATGCGGCTGCACAACATCGGCAAGGACACGCTCGATGCGCTCGATTCGATCTACGGCTTCGTCAAGCTGCGGGGCCTCGCGCAGGTCGGCCACTATGCGCGCGAAGAGGTGCTGACCGACGCCGGGGGCCAGGCCCACGCCGTGGGCTTCGAGCAGCTCGGCGAGCGCTTCGGCTTTCCGGTCTTCATGCTGCATGGGCAGCGCAACGCGGTGTTCGACTGGCGCGGCTCGTACGAGAGCTTCTGGCTGCTCAAGCGCGTGTTCGGCAAGGATGGCGGGCTGTCGCGGGAACCGCCGGCGCTGCCGGATCCGTCGGACCCTTCGAGGCCCTCCGGCGGCGACCTGTTCCTGGGTGAAGGCACGCCGCACCAGCTGCTGGTGCTCGGCGCCTACGGGCACCAGGACACGCTGATCGGCGAGAAGGCCTGCACCGACGTGTTCCCGCACATCGTGCGCTTCCTCGAAGTCTTCGACAAGAAGCCCGGCGCCGGCAGGCCGGTGCCGCCCGACTGGCTGGCCCGCCTGCCGTGGACCGGCCCCTGGCTCGGCCATGCGAGCCGTTCGGGCGGCAACGCGGGACGGCTGCATTGCCGCCTGGCGCTGCGCGCGCCGCCGGCCCATGTGTCGGCGCGCGCCGTGGTGTTCGTGCCCGCTTGGCGCCGCGCGGGGCGCTGGTGCTTCGACTACCCGTGGATGGTGGGCCTTGCGACCACGCGCGAGACGCTGCAGCAGGAGGCGCTGGAGATCGACCTCTTCGACGACCGGCTCGCCGAGTACCAGGGCTTTGCGGTGCTGACCGTGCACGACGACCTGCCGGTGGCGCGCGGGCCCGTCGAAGTGCTGGGCCGCAGGCTCGCCGCCGGGCTGTTCGCGGCGCCGCAGGACGAGCCCATCGAGCCGGTCCGCGTCGAGGTGATGCGAACGCTGGACGCGGCCACCGACGCGCAGCGCGAGCGCGCCGTGGTGCGCCTCGATCCGGCATGGACCGGCGCCGTGCAGCTCGAGGGCGAGCCGGCGCAGGCCTCGCTGTGCTTCGCGCTGGCGAGCTGCCAGTACGTGCCGGGCCTGGTCGATCGCGTGCCCGCGCAGGCTTCGTACCGGCGGCTGGCTCAGCGGCTCGAACTGCTCGCGCCACCGCACAGGCCGCAATTGCTGGTACTGGCCGGCGACCAGGTGTATGTCGACCAGACGGCGGGGCTCTTCGTGCCGGCCGGCGGCGACGACGTGGGCCAGGCCTATGCGCTCACCTTCAGGCTGGAGGCGCTGCGCCAGGTGATGGCGTCGCTGCCGACCTATCCGCTGCTCGACGACCACGAGGTGATGGACGACTGGACGCCGGGGCCCGACCCCTACGCAACGCCGGGGGTGCGCGCCGCGCTCGACGGCTACTTCGCGCAGCAGCACAAGCTGGTGCACGGCGCCGCGGCGCACCGCGACCAGCGGCCCTTCGACTACCGCATCGCGCCGGCCGGCTTCCCGTTCTGCATGCTCGACACGCGCAGCATGCGGCAGGCCCGGACGCTGCGCGCCGACGCGCCAGCGGCGAGCGCCGCCACGCCGCTCGCCCAGGCGGCGATCCGCGCCGGGGCCGGCATGGGCGATCTCGCGAAGTGGCTGGTGGCCGCGCCCGCCGGCTTGCCCAAGTTCATCGTCTCGCCCGTGGCGCTGTTCCCGATGCCGCGCGCCGCCGTGTTCGGCGACCCGTCGGAACGCCTGGGGCTCGACGACTGGAGCGGGTACCCGGCCTCGCAGCGTGCACTGCTCGAACTGCTGCGCGACACCAGTGCGCGCCATGTCGTGGTGCTCTCGGGCGACCGGCACATGTCGAGCGTTTCGAGCCTCTGGCTGCAGTCGGCATCGGGGCCGGTGGAGGTGATCTCGGTCGTGTCCTCGGGCCTGTATGCGCCCTGGCCCTTCGTCAATGCGCGGCCCGACGCGTTCTGGCTCGACGGCGAAGTCGAGCTCGGGACCGTGCCCGGTGCCTTCCGCGCCACCATGGCCACCGCAGCCGTGGGCACCGGCAACGGCTTCGCGATGCTGCAGGTGGCGCGCGGCGCGGGCGGTCACTGGCGCATCGGCGTCACGCTGGACCTGGACGAGGGACTCACGCAGTGCGAGCGCGACCTCGATCCCGCGGGCGGCAACGGCTGGACGGTGGAAGGTCCGGCGCGCTTCGCGCGCGCCTAG